In Burkholderia sp. NRF60-BP8, a single window of DNA contains:
- the purN gene encoding phosphoribosylglycinamide formyltransferase — protein MKKLVILISGRGSNMEAIVRACAQERWPAEVAAVIANRPDAAGLAFAASHGVATAVVDHRSFDGRDSFDAALAAEIDRFSPDLVVLAGFMRILTPAFVRRYEGRLLNIHPSLLPSFKGIHTHQQALDAGVALHGASVHFVIPELDSGAIVAQGAVPVRAGDDAAALARRVLAVEHVLYPRAVRWFVDGRLRLENGRAVVAPDEARWIFADEPHTETSEGV, from the coding sequence ATGAAAAAACTCGTGATCCTGATTTCCGGTCGCGGCAGCAACATGGAGGCCATCGTCCGCGCATGCGCGCAGGAACGCTGGCCGGCCGAGGTCGCCGCCGTGATCGCCAACCGGCCCGACGCGGCCGGCCTGGCTTTTGCCGCGTCGCACGGGGTGGCGACGGCGGTGGTCGACCACCGGTCGTTCGACGGCCGCGACAGCTTCGACGCGGCGCTCGCCGCGGAGATCGACCGTTTCTCGCCCGATCTCGTCGTCCTCGCCGGCTTCATGCGCATCCTCACGCCCGCTTTCGTCAGACGTTACGAGGGCCGGCTGCTGAATATCCATCCGTCGCTGCTGCCGAGCTTCAAGGGCATCCACACGCACCAGCAGGCGCTGGATGCCGGCGTCGCGCTGCATGGCGCAAGCGTGCATTTCGTCATCCCCGAGCTCGACAGCGGCGCGATCGTCGCGCAGGGCGCGGTGCCCGTGCGCGCCGGCGACGACGCGGCCGCGCTCGCGCGGCGCGTGCTGGCGGTCGAGCACGTGCTGTATCCGCGCGCGGTGCGCTGGTTCGTCGACGGCCGGTTGCGTCTCGAGAACGGCCGTGCAGTGGTGGCGCCCGACGAGGCGCGCTGGATTTTCGCGGATGAACCGCATACCGAAACGAGTGAGGGCGTATGA
- a CDS encoding bifunctional riboflavin kinase/FAD synthetase, protein MKVFRGLPNAESRAPCALTIGNFDGVHRGHQALLARVRAAADARGLPVCVMTFEPHPREFFNPAGAPPRIAMLRDKLEALRDHGVDRVVVEHFNHTFASQSPQAFVERTLVNGLHTRWMMVGDDFCYGAKRAGTFDTLKAAGEQYGFEVEQMGTVAGSDGTRISSSGVRAALAAGDLDAAAQALGHGYLISGHVAHGLKLGRDLGFPTLNLPIAHKRPALQGIFVVQVHGLGPTPLPGVASLGLRPTVDDSGRTLLEVHLLDWHGDAYGKLIRVEFLKKLRDEAKFDDLEALSRAIALDVANARAYFVERDRAPGSRATGFATSATDRIS, encoded by the coding sequence GTGAAAGTCTTCCGCGGCCTGCCCAACGCCGAGAGTCGCGCCCCGTGCGCGCTGACGATCGGCAACTTCGACGGTGTCCATCGCGGCCACCAGGCCTTGCTCGCGCGCGTGCGCGCGGCAGCGGACGCGCGCGGCCTGCCCGTGTGCGTGATGACGTTCGAGCCGCACCCGCGCGAATTCTTCAATCCGGCCGGCGCGCCGCCGCGCATCGCGATGCTGCGCGACAAGCTCGAGGCGCTGCGCGACCACGGGGTCGACCGCGTCGTCGTCGAGCACTTCAATCACACGTTCGCGAGCCAGTCGCCGCAGGCGTTCGTCGAGCGCACGCTGGTGAACGGGCTGCACACGCGCTGGATGATGGTCGGCGACGATTTCTGCTACGGCGCGAAGCGCGCGGGCACGTTCGACACGCTGAAGGCGGCCGGCGAGCAGTACGGCTTCGAGGTCGAGCAGATGGGCACGGTCGCCGGCAGCGACGGCACGCGCATCTCGAGTTCCGGCGTGCGCGCGGCGCTCGCCGCGGGCGATCTCGACGCGGCCGCGCAGGCGCTCGGCCACGGCTATCTGATCAGCGGCCACGTCGCGCACGGGCTGAAGCTCGGCCGCGATCTCGGCTTCCCGACGCTGAACCTGCCGATCGCGCACAAACGGCCGGCGCTCCAGGGCATCTTCGTCGTGCAGGTGCACGGCCTCGGCCCCACCCCGCTGCCGGGCGTCGCGAGCCTCGGGCTGCGCCCGACGGTCGACGATTCCGGCCGCACGCTGCTCGAAGTCCATCTGCTCGACTGGCACGGCGACGCATACGGCAAACTGATCCGTGTCGAATTCCTGAAGAAGCTGCGCGACGAGGCGAAGTTCGACGATCTCGAGGCGCTGTCGCGGGCGATCGCGCTCGACGTCGCGAATGCGCGCGCGTACTTCGTCGAGCGCGACCGCGCGCCGGGCAGCCGCGCGACCGGCTTCGCGACGTCGGCGACCGACCGAATTAGCTGA